In a single window of the Gemmatimonas sp. genome:
- a CDS encoding CDP-alcohol phosphatidyltransferase family protein codes for MQSLWSAVQRGYLQVIAPVADWLVAKRVRPNTITTIGTICTCTAGVIFASGHISAGGWFLGLTALFDVLDGNVARRTGQSTVFGAFYDSTLDRVADGFLLGGLLVFYATHPVHASQVMVMVTLAALIATFLTSYTRARAEGLGLDAKVGMLQRAERITLLSAPQAFFGLALNGWILAGIVSLLAVTAWITVFQRINFVYRTTTSPGE; via the coding sequence ATGCAATCACTGTGGAGCGCAGTCCAGCGCGGATACCTGCAAGTCATCGCCCCTGTGGCCGACTGGCTGGTGGCAAAGCGCGTGCGCCCCAATACGATCACCACCATCGGCACGATCTGTACCTGTACCGCCGGTGTGATTTTCGCTTCGGGGCACATCAGCGCCGGTGGTTGGTTTCTCGGACTCACGGCGCTTTTTGATGTCCTTGACGGCAACGTCGCCCGTCGCACGGGTCAGAGCACCGTGTTCGGCGCCTTCTATGATTCTACACTCGATCGCGTGGCTGATGGCTTCCTGCTCGGAGGCCTCCTGGTCTTTTACGCGACCCACCCGGTGCACGCCAGCCAGGTCATGGTTATGGTCACGCTGGCTGCACTGATCGCCACCTTCCTCACGTCGTACACGCGTGCCAGGGCCGAAGGGCTCGGCCTCGATGCGAAGGTGGGTATGCTGCAGCGCGCGGAGCGCATCACGCTGCTCTCTGCTCCGCAGGCCTTCTTTGGCCTGGCGCTCAACGGGTGGATTCTCGCCGGTATCGTCAGTTTGTTGGCGGTCACGGCGTGGATCACCGTATTCCAGCGCATCAACTTCGTGTATCGCACGACCACTTCCCCTGGAGAATAA
- a CDS encoding inositol-3-phosphate synthase, producing MSDSNLGNVAAPAPATGKLAIFTPGLGAVATTFIAGVERVRRGLSVPIGSLSQMATIRLGKRTDGRSPLIKDFVSLAKLDDIVFGAWDPIPDNAYESAVNAGVLEQADIEPIADFLKSIKPMPAVFESRYVTRITRATNVKSGKNKRDLADQIRADIRNLMQSSGASRGVMVWTGSTETYITPGPQHQTIEAFEKAMEENDDSIAPSMLYAYAAIMEGIPYCNGAPNLSADFPALLDLAIAKGVPVSGKDFKTGQTWMKTIIAPGLKARMLGLEGWYSTNILGNRDGEVLDDPASFKTKEASKLSVLHTILQPEVYPELYKDFSHVVRINYYPPRGDNKEGWDNIDIKGWLGYPMQIKINFLCRDSILAAPMVLDLALFSDFAMRAGMKGIQEWLSFYYKAPQTAPGLQPEHDLFIQQTKLKNTLRHLMGEEQITHLGLEYYQ from the coding sequence GTGTCCGATTCGAATCTCGGTAACGTCGCGGCCCCAGCCCCGGCAACGGGAAAGCTCGCCATATTCACGCCCGGTCTCGGCGCTGTGGCGACCACGTTCATTGCCGGTGTCGAGCGCGTGCGCCGCGGACTCTCGGTGCCCATCGGCTCGCTCTCGCAGATGGCGACGATTCGCCTCGGCAAGCGCACCGACGGCCGCAGCCCGTTGATCAAGGATTTTGTGTCGCTGGCCAAGCTCGACGACATCGTGTTCGGCGCCTGGGATCCCATTCCGGACAACGCCTACGAGTCGGCCGTCAACGCCGGCGTACTTGAACAGGCCGACATCGAACCGATCGCCGATTTCCTCAAGAGCATCAAGCCGATGCCGGCCGTGTTCGAGAGCCGGTATGTCACCCGGATTACGCGGGCGACCAACGTGAAGTCGGGCAAGAACAAGCGCGACCTCGCCGACCAGATTCGCGCCGACATCCGCAACCTCATGCAGAGCTCCGGCGCCTCGCGCGGCGTGATGGTGTGGACCGGCTCGACCGAGACGTACATCACGCCCGGCCCGCAGCACCAGACGATCGAAGCGTTCGAAAAGGCGATGGAAGAGAACGACGATTCGATCGCGCCCAGCATGCTGTACGCCTATGCCGCCATCATGGAAGGCATTCCGTATTGCAACGGTGCCCCGAATCTCTCCGCCGACTTTCCGGCGTTGCTCGACCTCGCCATCGCGAAGGGCGTGCCGGTCTCCGGTAAAGACTTCAAGACCGGTCAGACGTGGATGAAGACCATCATCGCGCCGGGCCTCAAGGCGCGTATGCTCGGTCTCGAAGGGTGGTACTCCACCAACATTCTCGGCAATCGCGACGGCGAAGTGCTCGACGATCCCGCGTCGTTCAAGACCAAGGAAGCGTCGAAGCTCTCCGTGTTGCACACGATCCTGCAGCCCGAAGTGTACCCGGAGCTGTACAAGGATTTCTCGCACGTCGTGCGCATCAACTACTACCCGCCGCGCGGCGACAACAAGGAAGGCTGGGACAACATCGACATCAAGGGGTGGCTCGGCTACCCGATGCAGATCAAGATCAACTTCCTGTGCCGCGATTCCATCCTCGCCGCGCCGATGGTGCTCGACCTCGCGCTGTTCTCCGACTTCGCGATGCGTGCCGGCATGAAGGGCATTCAGGAATGGTTAAGCTTCTATTACAAAGCGCCACAGACGGCACCTGGGCTCCAGCCGGAACACGATCTTTTCATCCAGCAGACGAAGCTGAAGAACACGCTGCGTCACCTCATGGGTGAAGAGCAGATCACGCACCTCGGGCTGGAATACTATCAATGA